The genomic stretch ATCTATAAAATACACTATGCTAACTTTGACGGCAGAGCAAGAAGGCAAGAGTTTTGGTTTTTTGTACTGTTTTATTTTATAGTATCTTTTTTAGTCGGTTTGTTAGATGGTCTTATTGGTTCTGAAATAGACTATGTAATCTACTCGGCAGGATTATTCGGAACTATTTTCTCTTTAGCTTCGTTTATACCTTTTCTGGCTTTAGCGGCAAGAAGAATGCATGACATAGATAAAAGCGGCTGGTGGCAACTAATACAAATCATACCTGTTATCGGTTGGATCTGGTTCCTTATACTCACAGTTTTACAAGGGACTATGGGTCAAAACCGTTTTGGTGCAGATCCGATTATAGAGACACCTGCTCCGGTAACTGTTACTGTAGAGTAACTGCTCAAGCCCTAGAAACTAGGGCTTCCGTCAAATCCAAATCCTCCGTCAAAGCCACCGCCAAACGAACCGAAATTAGGATCGCTATAACCAAACATACTTGATCGAACTCTCAGTTTTTCGATATCGGCTTTAGATGAAATATTTTGCGGGCACACAACTGTACAGTTATTGCAAAGTGTACAATCCCAGATCCCGTTTGTCTGAATAGTCTCTATTTTTTCTGCAGCATCATTTTCACGTTTATCACTTACATACTTCCAAACACGTGTAAGTGAAAACGGTCCTAAAAACTCACCGTTAACTGCATACACTGGACAAGAGGAGTAACACGATCCACATAAGATACAATCACTTTGCACCTCGTTGATCTTCTCCGCTTCATGATCAAGTACAGCTTCGTCATTAAAACTTTTGATCCATGCTTTTGCTTTTACGTTCATCTCATATGATTTGTCCATATCTACAACAAGATCGCGAACTACAGGCATATTGTTAAGCGGTTCTACACTATCTCCGTCTTGAACCTTGTATGAACACGCCAATACCTCTTTTTCATTTACTCGCATTGCACAGCTTCCGCAAACACTGCTGCGGCATCCGCTTGAAAAACTGAGTGTATTATCGATCTCACGTTTAATCTTATTCAACGCTTCTAAAAGTGTATATGAGCCATCTTCGAGCTCATAAATCTCGTAAGAGTCCCCTCTTTTAATCGTTATTTTCATCACTCAGCCTCCATATAATGTGCACCGCAACTCTCATCTCTTCCAAGAGCACTTTGAATAACAACTTCACTCACTTCAACAATGTTTCTAAACTCTAAGAACTCTTGTTTGTTAGTATTGTAGATTTCAGAACTATCGCTCCAACCCATTTGCGGCAGTAGAGATTTAACCATCTCTAACTCTTCTAATGCACTTTTTAATTCAGATTTTTTTCTCACTATCCCCACTTTATTATAAAGCAGGTTTCCGATCTTCTCTTTATACTTATAAAAATCAACCGTATTTGTAAACTCTCTGTCTAAGAAACATTCGGTGTGTGCAGGCACAGATAAACTCTCCACCTCTTTTGCCGTTTTTGCAGCATTGCGTCCCGCTTCACGCCCAAACACTACGATCTCTAAAAGTGAGTTACCGCCTAAACGGTTTGCACCGTGTACATTATGGTTTGCACACTCTCCACACGCATATAGTCGCTCAACATTAGTTTGTGATCTATGATCAACTGCAATACCGCCCATCGTATAGTGCGCTACAGGTTTAATGGGAATAAGATCGTGTACCGGATCAACATTTTCATACAGTTTTGCCAGCTTTCTCTCTTGCGGTAAACCCTCATCTATGAACTGTTCTCCAAGATGGCGGATATCCAAGAAAATATCCTCACCTTTTTTGATCTGCTCATCAATGGCACGACTTACTTCATCACGAGGAGCCAGTTCATCGGTAAAACGCTCCCCTTTAGAGTTTAGCAGGTAACCGCCCTCACCCCGAGCCGATTCACTAATTAAGATAGATGAATTTTTCAGACCTGTCGGGTGAAACTGTACAAACTCCATATCTTTGAGCTTTGCACCTGCGCGGAGTGCCGCTGCAATTCCGTCACCACTTGAAGCTGTTGAGTTTGTTGAGTATTTATCATAGATGCGTGAATAACCGCCCGTTGCTAAAATAACAGTTTTAGCAATATATGTTTTTAACTCACCGCTACGGATATCTAAAACTTTTGCACCGCAGGCCTTGCCATCTTCATCTTTTAACACCTCTAATAAAAAGGTGTCATTCACAAACTTGATCCCTAAAGCGTTTGCTCTATCATATAAAGTGTGAAGAATCTTTAAACCCGTATAGTCTTGTGCATAGCAAGCACGGGGAGCAGATGCACCACCAAGTCTTCTTTGAGCTATCTTGCCGTCACCTGTACGTGAAAAACATACACCGATACTATCAAGATATTCAACAGCATTAATAGCTTCTGAACACATAAAGCGGATGCTCTCTTCATCGGCTTCACCGTGAGCAGATTTGAGTGTATTTTGTATGTGAGACTCTACACTGTCCTCAGCTACATTACCAAGAGCGGCATTCATCCCCCCTTGTGCCATACAGGTTTGAGATCTTGTCGGGTACTCTTTAGTAAGTACTAAAACATCAACACCCTCCTCTTTTGCAGCGATCGCCGCCATAAGACCTGCTCCACCTGCACCTATAATTAAAACATCGGTTTTCATATTTCTTCACTCCTGTGTGATTATAGCTACGTTATTTTATATATACATTTTAGAGGCTCAGACCGTAGGGAGGATTTGTCCTCGTAAACAAACATATGAAGCCACCTTCGATCAACCTAAAAACGTCAAAAAATAATAACGCAAAACCCTCAAACTTCCTGCAATTATAACAAACCAAACAAACTTTAACCTAACTAGCCCTGCGACTAAAGTAAGCGGATCACCCACAATCGGTAACCAGGAGAGTAATAATGCCCAGTACCCGTACTTATGCCCAAAACTATAAGATTTTTTTCCTATTTTCGATCTAAAAAGTTTTGCTTTTGTTTTTTCATAAAGGAAAACCCCAAGATAAAAGTTTACGATAATTGCAAGAATGTTGCCTATCGAAGCAGATAATAAAGCATTTGCAATTGGCATACCGTTAGAAAGCGCCACTACAAAAGCAGCTTCGGAAGAAAAAGGTAAGATTGTCGCTGCAAAAAATGCAGCTAAGGCTAAAGAGAGTTCAGCCATCAAAAAGCCTATAAACTCTCTTTTATATTTTTAATAACACCCGCAATGAGCTCGTCTCTTGCTTCAACAGATGTCCAAGCAATATGAGGAGTCATATACAGACGCTCTTTGTTTTTCACACTTAAAAGCGGTGATTCACTCGATAATGGTTCTTTTGTAAATACATCTAAACCAAAATAGAGCTCTTTTTCATCTACAAGTTTAGCAACAGCATCCTCGTTAATGATCCCGCCACGACCTAAATTTAAAACGATCGTACCCTCTTTACATCTGCTTAACTGCTCATAGTCTAAAAGATTGTTTGTCTGCTCATTTAACGGTGCATGGATCGTAACAATATCGCAAGAGCTAAGAAGTGTATCTAGATCAACATTTTTGTACTCAGAGTTGTTGTTTTTCCCGCTTGTTGAGTAATAACACACATCAGCACCGAAACAATCTGCAACTTTTGCAACACCGCGTCCGATCTCACCAAGTCCGATGATACCCCACTTCTTCCCTTTAACTTCAAAGAAAGGACGGCTAACATCCGTAAAAACACCGCTATTGCTGTATGTTTTATCTTTCACACTCTCATCATAATAACGTGAATGTCCCATTAGATAAAACAGCATTGAAAAAGTGTGCTGGATCACAGAATCGGTTGAGTATCCTGCAACATTTTTCACTGCAATACCAAGCTCCGAAGCAGCTTCTAGATCAACGTTATTCATCCCCGTTGCCGCTACACAGATAAGTTTGAGGTTTTTACACTCTTGCATTATCTCTTTTGTGATCACAACTTTATTAGTCACAATCACATCAGCATCCATCACTCTGCTTTGTGTCTGCTCCGGAACTGTTTTCTCATAAACTGCCACATCACCAAACTGATCAAATCCGCTTAAGTCCGTATCTCCAAAAGTGATCGTATCAAGAAGTACTATTTTCATTAATTGTCTTTTATTTTCTCGATCAGTTCACGAGATTTTTCTAATGCTTTTTCAACTTTATCAAATACTAGAGCAACTGCTAAACGGCGCCCTTTATGAGCTTCAGGTTTACCAAATACTCTCACGTAAGAGTTGTCAGAAAATAAAGACTCATCTACATCAATAACAGGTGCGTGAGTTTCTAAGTTTGTTTTATACGCTGCACTCGCACCGTCACCGTAGAAAGTAAATCCTAAAGGAAGACCTAGAACTGCACGTAAATGTAGTGCAAATTCACTTTGAGATTGAGTAATAAGTGTAACCATACCAGTATCGTGCGGACGAGGAGATACTTCTGAGAAATACACCTCATCACCTTTTACAAACAGCTCAACTCCAAAAAGCCCTTGCCCGCCAAGACCATCTGTGATCTCTTTTGCAATCTGCTGTGCTTTTTGTTTTGCAACTTCACTCATCTGCATCGGCTGCCAAGAAAATACATAATCCCCGTCTCTTTGCTCATGCCCGATAGGCTCACAAAATACAGTCTCTTTACCGTTACGAGCCGTAAGCATCGTGATCTCATAGTCAAAATCAACAAACGCTTCAACGATCAATTCACTTGCATCTCCACGAGCCTCTTTTGCCATCTCCCAAGAGTTAGGAATATCTTCTACTGAACGTGCAACAGACTGCCCGTGACCGCTTGAACTCATAACAGGTTTGATCACACATGGAAAACCTAGCTCTTTGGCAGCTCCCATTAAACCCTCTTCAGTTGTTACAAACTTATATGGACCAGTTTTAAGTCCCAGTACCTCAGCAGCAAATGTTCTGATGTTTTTTCTGTTCATTGTTTTTGAAACTGCATTTGCATTTGGGATAACGTTGTACCCTTTATCTTCAGCAGCAAATAAAGCATCGATTGAGATAGCTTCAATCTCAGGTAAGATATAGTGTGGTTTTTCACGGTAGATAACCTCTAAAAGAGCATCTTTATCTTGCATATCTACAACATAAGAGCGATGAGCAACTTGATGTGCAGGAGCATTTTCATACTTATCTACAGCGATAGTCTCAAGCCCTAAACGCTGAGCTTCAATAACTACTTCTTTACCAAGTTCACCAGAACCTAGCAACATGATTTTTTTTGAATTTGATTTAAGTGGAGCGGAGAATTGCATCTGTCATAACCTCTTCATTTTTTAATAAAGAGATTATAGCAAAATAGGATTAAATTACTGTTTTAATCCTATAAGTGTTTGTAAGAGTTGATCCGAAGTTGTGATCGTTTTACCGTTTGCCTGGAAACCACGCTGTACGATAATTAGCTGCGTAAGCGCACGTGAAAGGTCAACGTTTGATGCCTCTAACGCTGCAGACTGGATAAATCCACGCCCTGCAGTTGCCGCAGTACCGATGATCGGATCTCCTGAGTTGGCTGTTTGGATAAATACGTTTCCACCCTCAGTTGAAAGACCCTCATTATTCGTAAACTTCGCCATTGCAATTTGTGCAAGACCAAATGAACGACCGTTAGAAAATGAACCGATTAGAGTCCCTGATTGATCGATTCTGATACCAACTAAGTCACCACCCGTATAACCGTCTTGAGAGATCCCCGATGTTGATGATCTGCTGTCAAAACTTGTCATTCCGTCAAACTTGTTTGCAGTACCGAAAGAGAGGTTAATCTGCTGGTCGGGTGCTGAACCGTTGTTTGCCGTAAACGAGATATTTGGCGGTGAATATGTTGCCAGTGATCCGTCATTGTTAAATCTGATAGAACCTTTTTTCTCAAATGTAGGTGCTACAGTATCAATTGTAGCCGGTTCCGGAACCGTAATAGTTACTGCCCATTCACTACCAGTTGCAGGATCAAGGCTCACTTTTCTAAACTCCATTCTTAGTGTATGTTTTGAACCAAGAGAGTCAAATACATCGATAGAACTAGAGTGTGTAGCCGCATTAAACGCTTGAGAGAAAGACTTTCCTGCAGTACCTGCTTGAAGTACCGTATTCATAGCTTCCATATTTCTTGTAAAGCGTGAATTTTCCGTTACACCGCCTCCAGATAATCCTGTCATTTTCAAGTTAACATTGTAACTAGCAGCATTACTGTTTGTAAGCTCTAATTTCCCTTGATCATTTACTTTTATCTCAATCCCTGCAGCACCAGGTTCTGCATTTGCCTGATTCTCTAATGCTTCACGAAGTGATGCAATTGTATTGAACTCTTTGTCTGCACCCGCAGCAGTCGTTGCACCTGCAGGATTGTATGTATATCTCCATGCACTCTGATCTGCATCACCTGCAGCAAAACCAGTATTTGCACTACTTACCGCGTTTACACTTACATTGTGTGAAGCTGAAGCAGAAGCATTGTCATTTACCAGAACAACTTGATCCAATGCATTTACCGATGCAGTAATCCCTGTTACAGATGAGATCGAGTTGATCGCAGCCGCTTCAATAGCAGCATTTTGTGTAGCAGTATTTCCCGCTACAAATGTGAAGTTTACAGTTTTAGTACTTCCATCATCAAGATCAAACGTAATACTCTCGGCACTGTCAGCTGCTAAACCGCCTACTACTGCACCACCGGTTACCGTTGATTCCCTAAAAGAAGCCCATACACCTTGTCCGCTTTGAAGTGAGAATGCTTCACCAACTTCATTGAACATTACACCTACATCACCTGATTCAATAGGAAAACCGTTGTCATCAACTGCAGGCAGTGCTGTTGTAAATGGAGCAACAGGCGCTCCAGCTGCTACTGAATACGCAGGAGAGAAACTCTCTATTAGCGGACCAGAATTAAGATTTGCTTTAAGTACAACTTCTTGTGTAGGATTTGCAGGAGTTGTAAGTCCAGGCGGAATGTTGATATTTTCGATCGGCGCAGTTGAATCCACTTTTCCAGTTATCGGATCACGTAACCAACCTTGAGTGATAAAACCGTTGTTATCAACAAAGTTTCCACCCGCATCAAATTTAAAATCCCCTGCACGAGTATACTTATAAGTATTCCCGCCATCCGGAGAGATAATAAAAAAACCGTCACCTTGAATAGCAACATCGGTATTTTTATCGGAGTTTTGTACAGAACCTTGCGCAAAAATTCTTGTCATAGAGTTTACACTCGAACCAAGACCTACTTGCACAGGGTTTTTACCACCGAGCTGCCCTTGCGGAGCAGTTGCGATAGCTTTCGTTTGTGCTAAAAGGTCAGAAAAGTTTGCACGAGAGTACTTAAAACCGACTGTATTAACGTTGGCGATATTATTTGACTCAACATCCATCGCAACTTGATGGGATTGTAGTCCTGATACACCAGAGAAAAGTGATTTCAACATATCAAATCCTTTGTAGTCTATCTTAATAAGATAGAGTTAGTAAAGGAGTTAAAGCATAAAGTGTGCCAAGTTTTTATAGTAGAGGTTAAGCATCCATACTAAGGGCTTTTTGCATCATTTGATCAGCCGTTGTTACAGATTTTGAGTTTGCATCATATGCACGTTGTAGAATAATAAGTTCAGTTAAACCGACACCAATATCGTAGTTAGAATTTTCCAAACGGTAGTTTTGAATATTTGTACCTATAAAGTTCTCCCCGTTTGCATCTTTATAAAAAAATGCTTTACCGCTATTAGCACTCTCTTCAAATCTCGTTCCGCTGATTCTATTTAGTCCCTGCTCATTTTGGAAATGAAAAACGGCCAGTTTACCGACACTGCTTTGTTTCCCGTTAGTAAAAGAAGCAAAAACATCACCCTCTTGAGAGATTGAGTACCCTTGCAGATCTCCACCTATCGTTCCATCTGCCAAACTTGAACCGGGTGCCACTTCAGGAACATCTACAGAGAAAAGACCGTCATATCCGTTCCCTAGATTGATCGCAACCGGTGTACCGTTATTATCTATAGTAGTAATTGTACTTGATGCAAATGCTCCCGTATCATCGAAGAACAGATCTCCTGTTTTTGAAGCATACTCTATTGTACCGTCGGCACTTCTAACTGTTGCCGTTATATCGTACTGAGTCCCTGGAGGAGTTTGTACCTCTTTTTTTGTCATCTCTAAACGAAGCAGATTTCTATTGTTTTGCGCATCAACAACATTTGCACTCACAGTTATTGTTTCATACCCGGCACCTACGTTTGCAAAAAACTTTGCCTCTGTTGTCGGCTCCGGCGGATAAGTAAGCGTTTTTGGAAAACGAAGTTTTTCTACTGTATTTTCATCACCGAGCTTTACCTCTGTAAGTACACTTGTTAAAACATTATCTGCACTGATATTATTACCCATCGTTCCAAGTACATGAAGACCGTCATTTGTAACGAGATCGGCATTTGCATCTATATTAAAACTTCCGTCTCTCGTATATACAACGTCACCGTCACCACGAACACCGAACCAACCTTCACCTAAAATTGCGAGATCGGTACTACGATCTGAGAGTGCTAAACTACCCTGTTCCGTTGACATAGCAGTTGCCTGCATCCTTACACCGTTTCCAAGTGATGATGAAGAAAGACCTGCAGATGCACTTTGCAGTGATTCTTCAAAAAGTGAAGCATACTCTGCATTGTATGCACGATACCCTACAGTTGAAATATTTGCGATATTGTTAGAAACTACATCTATCCCCGCAGAGTAGTTTTTAAGGCCGGAGATACCTGTATAAAATGCTTGTGTCATCATAGGGCTGTTCCTCCTAGTATACTTCCACTACATTATCAAGAGGTACATAGCTTGAACCAAGTTTTACGTATGTAGTTCCGCTGTCAAAACGAACAGATTCAATAGGATAAGCACCAACTCTTGTTGTATTTGTCTGATTCGCTTCGTTTTGATAAGAAGCATTCACATGATAGATACCGCTAGTTACGGCATTACCGTTATCGTCATTACCATCCCAAGTAAACTGCCATACACCTTCTGTATGTGTATCAATAGGGTTACCGTCTGCATCTTTTTGATCTTGGATATTCATCGTTGCAACAACATCACCGTTTCCATCAGTGATCTCTATAGTACCCGTATATGCATCTTCCGGAAAGTAAAGCTCAAATGTTGATGTTGAACCCTCGTCATAGGCGATAGCATCACTTCCTAGATCTGCTCTTTTTCCAATCGCTGCGATTGTAGAAAACTGCTGTGCACTCCCTAAAGAGTTTGTCAGGTTTTCAAGAGCTGTTTTTGTATTGTCTGATGCTTCAAGAGCTGCCAGTTGAGAAGTTTGCGTTAAAATCTTCTCAGTATCCATAGGTTCAGTCGGATCTTGATACTGCAGCTGGATTAGAAGCAGTTTCATAAAGTCATCTTTACCTAGTGCTGTTTTATCTGCTACAGCTGCTGTAGTATCTCCAACAGTTCCGTAAGTTGCTACGTTTTCTCCATAAGCGTTAATTGCCATAACTTATCCTTTTATGCATAATGAGGAACAACTATCTCTAAAGAGCTTACTATCTCTTCGTTTGTTTCCTCAAGTTGAAAATAACCGTACTCTTCTTGTGCATTTTGACGGTTGTGTTGTTGCTGGTGAGCATTAGAACCTGCACCACTTTGATCACCCTGCGACGTATTGCTAAAGTTTAATGAAGCATTTTGTATTCCAGTATTGTTTAGCTGTACTTTGAGATCATTTGCATTCATGGCAAGTGTATTGATTGCCGCATTGTTAGAACTCAAATTGATATGGAGGTTTTTCCCACGCTGAACAACTGTAAGATCAACTTCACCCAGTTTTTGGGGATTGAGTTGTACTTTAACTCTCGTAAACGGTGCTTTATAGTCCTCGATAGCCTGTTTTACATCTTGTGAAAGGTACTTAATCATCTGTTTTGCTTCATTGATCTTAACTTCAAAACTATCTGCTTTATTGAGTTGCATATGTTCTGTTTTGCTTGAAGTTCCTTCACTTATTGACTCGCCGCTAAGGAGACTCTCTAAACTTTGTTGAGCATCTGTTTTTGCGGTAGGTGCTATCACTTTCGCCGTTGCCACCGAAAAGTCAGCAGTAAGAGCACTATCTTTTTGCAACGCTTTTTGACCACGGAGTAAAAGCTCTAAAGTATTCTCTGTTTTCTGTTTTTGCGGCTTGTCGATCTCAGTGGTTACTTTAGCTGCAACAATCTGCTGCGTGCTCAGCTCCATAACTTTTGTTTGTGCTTTAAAAAGAGGTGTTTGTTTTGCAGTTGTCTGTTCAGTTTTTACCTGTTCTTTTTGTTGCTCTTTGGCCTGTGTAATCTCAACACTACTATCAGTCTCATTTTTTACACTTTTTTGTGTAGTTTTAATATCTCTAGTTACAGTAGATTTTGTCGAAACTTTTGGCTCCTCTTTTAGTTTCGGATCTACTTTTGTTTCGATAGCCTTAACACCATTCTGAACGCTCTGTTTTACCTCTTCAAGTGTTATTTTTGAAACATCTATTCCATACTTCTGTGCTACTTGAGTGAGCCCTTTAAGTGTTTTTGGAAGAGAAGCGATCTCACTTTTTTTGAACCCTTCTAAACTTGTAATCTTATTTTTCAGGTACTGTTTTGCTTCTTGGATGAGTACTTTAAGTTCGGAAACTGTTTTATCTTTAGTGATTTGCGGATTTAACTCTAAAGATTTTAAATCCTCTTTTATAGTTTCAAGTTCATCCCCTTGCAATAAAGAGAGTATAGATGAAGGGGTTTTTGTATCTTTGGCTTTTTCATCTGTTGCATTTTCTTTAAGAGATAATACTAAAGCACCGTTTTGCGGTAACTTCAGCTCACCTTTCTCCCCTAAGCCCTCCAAAAATGAAGCAAAAGAGAGAGTAGAAGCTGTTGTTTCTTTAGAGGCTAAAGTAAGTGGTGATTCTGTTTTTGTATCACTCTTAAGTGCTAAAGCTATCATTATCTCTCTCCATTTATGGGAATTTAGATAAAATATAGCATTTAGTGTTCCAGAATACTTAAGTTGTAAATTTATATGTCGATGTGGTTGTAATGATAAAAGTTTTACTATTTTTTGTACCGGTGTTATTGTTAGGAGAGCGGATCTATGATTCTGCTTTATCGCCAGAAAATAAAAAAGCGATGAACAATCCGAAGATAAAATGTAGGATGGTATGCGATAAAAAACTTTACAGACAGCAAGAGATAGCTGAAGCTATCTCTTTTTATAAAAGATCAAAAGATTATAAGTTTGAGAATAATCAAACAAAAAAGAAGTAGTCTAAGGGAGTTGTAGATCTTTTTTCAAACGGTTTTTTCCGTTCTCTTTCAAACTCTCAAGAAGCTCTTCAACATTCTCTCCGTCAGCAGGATAACTAACAGTAGTTGACGCTACCGATGTGTCGAAAAACTCTTCAAAGATCTCTCTTACACTTACAGCCCCATACTGATCTGTATAAGGGAGTACAAAATAGTAATCTCCATCTTTGTTAACCACTGAATCAGATGTACGTAGTACAGTTGCCAGAGAACTGTTTACCACCTCTGATTCAATCGATGAAAAATCGCAATATAGAATCGTGAAACGTTCAGCACGATTTTCATCTAACCTATCTGCTATCCCAATATTTAACTCAACTAACTGCTTGAAATTATCAAATGAGAAATGTACACCTGCCATTTATACTACCCTTACTTTTTTAAGACTAGTATATCACAATATTTTACATTATAGAAAAAGGTTTCATCACTTCACGAGATTCTAAAGGCGTTGCTGTTACCTCTTCCCCATCAAAAGAGAGTGTATAGTTCTCACCCGCTTTTGTTTTACAATAAGTCAAGATTCCACGAGTAGCAAGCTCTCTATCTTCAAGTGTTGCGTTTTTGCTAAGGAGTGCGTGAGGCCCCGGTAATCCAACTGTTCTGATGTGAAAAAACTTTTCAT from Sulfurimonas sp. hsl 1-7 encodes the following:
- a CDS encoding flagellar hook-length control protein FliK, yielding MIALALKSDTKTESPLTLASKETTASTLSFASFLEGLGEKGELKLPQNGALVLSLKENATDEKAKDTKTPSSILSLLQGDELETIKEDLKSLELNPQITKDKTVSELKVLIQEAKQYLKNKITSLEGFKKSEIASLPKTLKGLTQVAQKYGIDVSKITLEEVKQSVQNGVKAIETKVDPKLKEEPKVSTKSTVTRDIKTTQKSVKNETDSSVEITQAKEQQKEQVKTEQTTAKQTPLFKAQTKVMELSTQQIVAAKVTTEIDKPQKQKTENTLELLLRGQKALQKDSALTADFSVATAKVIAPTAKTDAQQSLESLLSGESISEGTSSKTEHMQLNKADSFEVKINEAKQMIKYLSQDVKQAIEDYKAPFTRVKVQLNPQKLGEVDLTVVQRGKNLHINLSSNNAAINTLAMNANDLKVQLNNTGIQNASLNFSNTSQGDQSGAGSNAHQQQHNRQNAQEEYGYFQLEETNEEIVSSLEIVVPHYA